One part of the Chryseobacterium sp. 7 genome encodes these proteins:
- a CDS encoding molybdopterin-dependent oxidoreductase, which produces MIKLFFLLVFSFCSTVSAQTGFKLKVYGEVAQPLELSLSDLSKMARGEAVMKDKEGNSHTFTGVPITEILGKAGVPSGKALHGKENFSKYVLIKCSDGYQVLFSLAELDPSIQDKNVIIADTIDGKPLLADKGPLRIIAEGEKKPARSSYQATEIVIGSIK; this is translated from the coding sequence ATGATAAAACTATTTTTTCTTCTCGTATTCTCTTTTTGCAGTACTGTGTCAGCACAAACTGGTTTTAAACTCAAGGTTTATGGTGAAGTTGCACAGCCTTTAGAGTTAAGCTTATCTGATCTTTCAAAAATGGCTAGAGGAGAAGCTGTAATGAAAGATAAAGAAGGAAATTCACATACTTTTACCGGAGTTCCTATCACAGAGATTTTAGGAAAAGCAGGTGTTCCTTCCGGAAAAGCGCTTCATGGGAAAGAAAACTTCTCAAAATATGTATTAATAAAATGTTCAGATGGTTATCAGGTTTTATTTTCCCTTGCAGAACTTGATCCCTCCATTCAGGATAAAAATGTCATTATTGCAGATACTATAGATGGAAAGCCTTTATTGGCAGACAAAGGTCCGCTTCGTATTATTGCAGAAGGAGAAAAAAAGCCGGCAAGAAGTTCTTATCAGGCTACGGAAATTGTGATAGGAAGTATTAAATAG
- a CDS encoding bestrophin family protein: protein MIIRKKEHWFRMLFVWHGSVLPALLPRLGLLLMLSLVVTYFHGTILSFKIPLNPAPLTLFGFVLALFLGFRNNASYDRFWEGRKLWGALLNTARALTRQAITLKNKESNDVSVHHFVQLLGAFVFALKHQLRGTDVYEDLQSRLDEDQLKIVMASKYKPAVIMRLLGEWVQKVKDGGGIDSIQQARFDENLDKLSDILGGCERIISTPIPYSYRVLLHRTVYIYCFLLPFGLVDSLGWFTPLIVVFVAYTFVAFEAIADEIEEPFGTDANDLALNSMCIMIDETIHEIAGEQIAATQKVTQNIID from the coding sequence ATGATCATAAGAAAAAAAGAACACTGGTTTAGAATGCTTTTTGTATGGCATGGCTCTGTATTGCCTGCATTGCTTCCCCGTTTGGGATTGCTTTTAATGCTGTCTCTAGTGGTGACCTATTTTCATGGAACCATCTTATCCTTTAAAATTCCCTTAAATCCTGCACCACTTACATTGTTTGGTTTTGTACTGGCTCTGTTTCTGGGATTCCGGAATAATGCCAGCTATGACAGATTTTGGGAAGGACGTAAGCTTTGGGGAGCTTTACTGAATACGGCACGTGCGTTGACCCGCCAGGCCATTACTTTAAAAAATAAAGAAAGTAATGATGTTTCTGTACATCATTTTGTTCAGTTACTTGGTGCTTTTGTCTTTGCATTGAAACATCAGTTGAGAGGAACAGATGTTTATGAGGATTTACAATCAAGGCTTGATGAAGATCAATTGAAAATTGTTATGGCGTCAAAATATAAACCGGCGGTCATTATGCGGCTTCTTGGAGAATGGGTACAGAAAGTAAAAGACGGAGGCGGTATAGATTCTATCCAGCAGGCTCGTTTTGATGAAAATCTGGATAAGCTTTCTGATATTTTGGGTGGTTGTGAAAGAATAATCTCAACCCCGATTCCTTATAGCTACAGGGTTTTGCTGCATCGTACAGTATATATTTATTGTTTTCTGTTGCCTTTTGGGCTTGTAGATTCGCTGGGGTGGTTTACACCGCTTATTGTGGTATTTGTAGCTTATACTTTTGTGGCTTTTGAAGCCATCGCAGATGAGATTGAAGAACCTTTCGGTACGGATGCAAATGACCTTGCGCTGAATAGTATGTGCATCATGATTGACGAAACAATTCATGAAATTGCAGGTGAACAGATTGCTGCTACTCAAAAAGTAACCCAGAATATTATTGACTGA